In the genome of Perca fluviatilis chromosome 4, GENO_Pfluv_1.0, whole genome shotgun sequence, one region contains:
- the gpr37l1a gene encoding G-protein coupled receptor 37-like 1, which translates to MSPVLFLLLLFLRTAELRHVHRAHAAGELRSGSALDTQQAGGAGTQEPLSPGRTSLDPVESSRVPDLKRVARGAKDGNFRKKDPHSPSSHMPPRRYDDPSGYFTTPRLPASAWPGTNSSSGSGSGLLNPLFPGTDGSYWAYAVMLLALVLFAAGIVGNLALMCIVWHNFYLKSTWNCVLAGLAFWDFLVLFFCLPVVVFHELTLKRLLGDLSCRLVPYLEVSSLGVATFSLCALSIDRFHAATGPGPLQTPKVEPCQSILSKLSVIWVGSMVLAAPELLLWQLLQETVSLPMLSSDQQQSQQGGSLMDVFWARPGTFKVDICVREPSVELPESIYSLVLTYHEARMWWVFGCYLCLPLLFTLACDLVTRQVLAQRLPQKAAGDKVTSRCSSSSSASSSSKKKQHTREQRLRSTVTALTILYVICNLPESICNITLAYVSAHVLAALPALALPALSLIGQFLLFARCSATPVLLLCLCRSLGQAFMDCCCCCCEECLPDGTSSSSSSASTAATSNLSSPTSPTPSSLSPSSKDETMKSLLATEPAVCYDRVKDSSTVIGTPC; encoded by the exons atgagcCCGGTTTTGTTTCTTCTGCTTCTCTTTCTGCGGACCGCGGAGCTCCGTCACGTCCACAGAGCCCACGCAGCCGGGGAGCTTCGGTCGGGGTCCGCGCTGGACACGCAGCAAGCCGGGGGTGCCGGAACACAGGAGCCTCTCTCCCCGGGCAGGACTTCTCTAGACCCGGTTGAAAGTTCGAGAGTTCCCGACCTGAAGCGAGTCGCCCGAGGAGCCAAGGATGGGAATTTCAGGAAAAAAGACCCTCACTCACCGAGCAGCCACATGCCTCCACGGCGGTATGACGACCCGAGCGGTTACTTCACCACACCGCGGTTACCCGCCTCCGCATGGCCGGGTACTAACTCCTCGTCGGGCAGCGGGTCAGGGCTCCTCAACCCGCTGTTCCCGGGCACTGACGGCTCCTACTGGGCGTACGCAGTCATGCTACTCGCGCTCGTGCTGTTCGCAGCGGGCATCGTCGGGAACCTGGCGCTCATGTGCATCGTGTGGCACAACTTCTACCTGAAGAGCACGTGGAACTGCGTCCTGGCGGGGCTCGCGTTCTGGGATTTCCTCGTGCTGTTCTTCTGCCTTCCCGTGGTCGTGTTCCACGAGCTCACCTTGAAGAGGTTGTTAGGAGACCTGTCTTGTCGGCTCGTGCCGTATCTTGAG GTGTCCTCTCTGGGTGTGGCCACATTCAGCCTCTGTGCTCTGAGTATCGACCGCTTCCATGCGGCCACTGGCCCCGGGCCCCTTCAGACGCCCAAGGTGGAGCCCTGCCAGTCCATCCTATCCAAGCTGTCCGTCATCTGGGTGGGCTCCATGGTGCTGGCCGCCCCCGAGCTGCTGCTGTGGCAGCTCCTCCAGGAGACCGTCAGCCTGCCGATGCTCTCCAGTGACCAGCAGCAGAGCCAGCAGGGAGGCTCGCTGATGGATGTCTTTTGGGCCCGACCAGGCACGTTCAAGGTGGACATCTGCGTCCGTGAGCCGTCTGTGGAGCTCCCAGAGAGCATCTACTCTCTGGTGCTGACCTACCACGAGGCCCGCATGTGGTGGGTCTTCGGGTGCTACCTCTGTTTGCCACTGCTCTTCACTCTGGCCTGCGACTTAGTGACGAGGCAAGTGTTAGCCCAGCGTCTACCGCAGAAAGCCGCCGGTGACAAGGTGACCAGCAgatgctcctcctcctcttctgctTCCTCCTCGTCAAAGAAGAAGCAGCATACCAGAGAGCAGAGGCTGCGCTCCACTGTGACGGCGCTCACCATCTTGTACGTCATATGCAACCTCCCGGAGAGCATTTGTAACATCACCCTGGCGTACGTCTCTGCCCACGTGTTAGCTGCGCTCCCGGCTCTGGCTCTGCCAGCGCTGAGTCTGATTGGACAGTTCCTGCTGTTTGCGCGTTGCTCGGCGACgccggtgctgctgctgtgccTGTGTCGCTCGCTCGGCCAGGCCTTCatggactgctgctgctgctgctgtgaagaGTGCCTCCCCGACGGcacctcctcttcatcctcgtCCGCCTCAACCGCTGCCACCTCCAACCTCTCCTCGCCCACATCGCCCACTCCATCCTCCCTGTCTCCTTCCAGCAAAGATGAGACGATGAAGAGCTTGTTGGCGACCGAACCAGCAGTCTGCTACGACAGGGTGAAAGACTCTTCAACAGTTATCGGCACGCCCTGCTGA